The nucleotide sequence CTTCCAGTAGTGCAGCCGCCGGGCTGCCTCGACGCCCAGCTCTATGCTCAGTCGCCAGCAGATCTCCGATCCTCCCGCTCGCGTCACCGCAGGTGCATCACCGGCGGACGAGGTGCGGAGAATATGAGCATCTCGTGCGCGGAGGGTACCGGGCAACGCCGAGAGGAGATCGACGACGGCCTTCAGTGCTTTCTGCTTCTTGTCCGCAGGGAGCACGCTGAGTGAAGCTGCAAATTCGCTGCCGAAGCGGTGCTCGCCGAGCGGGTGCGCCTCCTTCTCCATAGCCGGAACTCGCTCAACCCACGCTACATAGAGATCATGTTCAACCTGCTCCTCAGCAGTAAGGAAGGCCGGGGAAGCCGATTGCCTGCTTCCCTCGGCGCGGGTCGGGCGGCGTTTCCCCCGGAGCCTCGCGAGCTGCTCATTGAGGTGCGAAACTCGTTCCGTCAGCTGCTGATTACGTCGTTCGACGCGGCCCAGCTCGGTCCCGAGGCGAGCGAGAGCTTCGCCATCCACTGCCGCCTGCGTACGGATAGCCGTGCTGTCCGGTGTGTTGCTACTGAGCCTCAGGCGTTCCTCGCGCAGCGTCATGATTTCGGCCCTTGCGCTCTCCAGCGCCAGCTGGGTGTCGCGCAGGGCGGTGCCGCGCCTCACCTTGGAATTCGCCGGTATCAACTCGGTGCTGCCACCAAGATCAGGAGCATGCGCGGGTTCGTCCGGAGCAGGATTGAGGTTGCGACCGAATTCGAGCCAAGGTGTTCCCTCAGCGACAAGAACGGGAGCCGGAACTACCGGTTCATCGTCATCAATATCGAGCATGGTGAGTTGAACCCGACCTGCGTCGCGGCCGATACGAACGACGACGACCTCGCCCGGCGACAGGAGGTCGTCAACAGTGTCCATCTCGTTCGTCGAGACATCCGTGGCGGTCAGGAAAAACGTCATGCCCGGGTAGAGCATGACCTCCGCACCGGTCGTGTTCAGCGATGTCACGAGACCGAGGGCGAGGGAGCCTTCCGGGTAATAGGCAGCAAGGCTGGGGACTTCGAGCAGCTCGCAGCGCATTTGGTTGACTGCGGGGTCGACGACGCCGATTACGCGCTGTCCGGGCGACAACAGCCAGGACACAGGAACTTCCGGTACGAGTTCCTCCTGGCGCACCATGGCTTGACCGCCTCCATCGAGTTCGACAACTGCGCGGGACCCTTCGGCAACGAAAGTCTGCACGGTTCCTGTTCGCACGGTGGTTGTCGTGGCGTCCAGAGCTTCTTGTCTGGACTGGGCCCAGTGCCTCGCGGACGCGAGATCCTCAACCTGTTCAAGGACCCGCGTTACAGCGGGCCGGACGTCCGCAGGCCTCGCCAGAATGTGCAGCGGGCTCTGGTAGGGGTTGTTCAACCACTTCAGGTGCGCAGGATAGACGCGGAGGGCGTCGTTGAAGATCCCTGTCTTGGGTGGTAGCAAATCTGCGAGGGCCATGGTCACCGGTCCGCTCGGCACGATCCACAAATCCGCGTCGTCGCCCAACTTGGCCGCCAGATCCTGGACGTCTACGGCATCCTCGCCCGTGAACTTCCACTGCGAGACGACCACCACCGGACGTTGCCGCTGTGGATCCAGCAAGAGTTCAGCGAGCTCGGCTACGCCGGATGCCTCCGTCAGTAGACGGGTACCAGGGTGGCCCAGCGTCGACGGCGGAGGAAACGTCATGGCTGGTGCACCGCCACTTACGCGATGTCGCTTGCGGGCCGGCATTGCGTCTCCTCTTTTCCAGTCAGGTGAGCTTCACGGGGGTGGCAGTCTCTTCATGAGATGGTGCTGCCCAGTCTGGGCAGGATCTCGTCATCGGTTCGGCGAAGTGTGTTGAGCTACAGTCGCACCGGCGCCGCTGGTCGTCACGGCCCTGGTGGCTGCCGCCGCTACCCCTTCACCCTGACGATGGAAGGATCAGCAGCATCCTTCACTGCAGCTATACCGGCTACGGCCGCCTGCGCCAGGCACCACTTCCCGAGGCTGCCCAGCGCGAGGCTCGCCAGGTTCCTGTCTTTTTCAAGACGCTGCCCCACCAGCGCGCCGAACTGTCCGACATGGACACCGCTCTTGCGCAACTGCCCGTCCTGCAGTGCTGCGAGGAAAGCAGCCCGCACATGATCTGGCCCAGCAGCCGAGGACGGGACGTGCTTGACGACGTGTCGCTTCAGATGTCCATTGCCCGGTGGAACCTTTTTGACCGACCCGGCGACAGGTGGTGCTGTTTTCTGAGTGACGGGTGCAGCGGCGAGCACTACTGCGGAAGACTTGGGTGCAGCTATCGGCTCAACCGTCGAAGGCTTGGAAGGAGCCACCGGCGCTGCTGCCGGCGGCCTGGGCACAAGCTCGGGCGCCAGCGTGGCGAGCGTGACTGCCGTTACAGACCCCTCGTCGAGGAGTGCGGCGAGTTCCAGATGGAGCGCGGCCAGTTCGCGGTGGATGGCCGCGATCCTTCCCTGCGGGCTAGGTACGACGGGAATCGGCGGCGCGATCTTCCTGCGCACCGTTTGGCTGATCGAGCACCGAAAAAGCTCTGCCAACGCCTCGGCGAGATCAACCTGCGCGGTACCCCCGGCGGCAATCAGGGGAACCGTGACTGCCCTGCGCTCGACCATGAGGGCGACTTCGTCGAGCGAACCGTGCACCACGCCGTATCGCAACCGTTCCCGCCGTGTGGCCTCGTTGACCTGCGGGGAGTAGACGCTCGGATACAAGTTGATGGAATGCTGGTCGGCCGACGGGAAGTGCTTCCTGCAGATGCTCAGTCGAAGGGCCCGGCGGACGGCGTCGAGTTGCTTACCGACCTGTTCGACCGGATTAGGTACGAGGGACCCATTTGCCAGAACCCACGGTTCACCCGTATCCGTCACCTGAATGACAGGTGCTGGGAATCGCTTCCATTCGCTCAGGATGAAGGTCCCATTGATCGAGTTGTAGAAGAGCCAATCCACCTCGGCGACCGGCAGCCCTGGTGCGTCGACACGGCAATTGCTGAACGCCCAGACGTGGTTGCACAGCAGTTGGTGCAGGCGGGTCACGTCGGCAGGATCCGCCGTGTGGGCCGCGCTGTTCTTCGAGGGGAAATGGAGCATGGGAATCTTCCGTACAGGGAGTAGGTGGAGCTCGGGTCGGGGAGAGGCAGCTCAGAAGGGCAGGATGCCCGCGGCCGACGCGAAGAATGTCGCGGGCACCGCGAGGAGCCAGCCGATCCGCCGTCGTCGTGCCTGTTCCACCAGCCGGTGCAGTGCCTCGAACGGTTCGACGACATCGGCCGGGTCCCGCAGCACGGGCGCGGAGCGCCGCCACGTCGAGGGCTGAGCTGCGGCCGCTGACAGGAGTGCGACCTGCTGCTCGGAATAGACGACCGGTCGCCGCGTGATCCACCGCAGGAGCTGGTCCTGGCGAAGCACTGCCACGGACCGGTGCTTTTCCTTCACGGTGACCTGACGTGCGCCGACGACGACGATTGCAGCCGAGGCGGGAACACTCTGCAGGACAGCGGCGGAGAGCAGCTTTCCTGCCCGTGCTGCCTCGTGTTCGGAATTGCGGACGTAGGGGTAGCGCGTCCCGGCGACCATAAAGGTGCCCTTCGCCGTCCAGGCGTTCTGGCCGGGATGCCGCTTCGTGTTGATCGTGAAGACGCCAGTCGGACCGATGACCACATGGTCGATGTCGGACGACTTCTCGCCGACCGGAACGGCGTGCAGCACGGTCCACTCCGGTCCCAGTGAGGCGAGGGTGCGACCCACCGCGCGCTCGCCGAGTGCTCCCCAGTACCAGGGAAGACTGCCAGGACTCAGTGGACGGACGCCGAGGACCCGGGCCAGTAGTCCCCGTCGGTCCCTCGCGCCATGGCCGTCGAGCAGCTCCTCCATGACGGACTGACCGGGGACGCGCCGCTTGAGCAGCCCGAGCGTCTCGGGCTCGACGTACGCTTCATCGCCGTCGAGCGGGACAGCCGCGCTCATGTTCCGCTTCCCGACGCCATGCGAGTCCCCCTGGACCTGAAGCCCGGGCGAGCTGAGCCTCGCCCGGGTAGGTCGAATCTACCGGGCGATGCGCAGTGGCACGCTGCTTCGTCCGCCCGGTTGGAGACAGGATTGCCGCAGGATTTACGCACTGCGGGGGAGGCCGGGAGAAGGCCCGCCTGATGGGGGCCGATAGGCTGGGCAGGGCCGCGGACGAGTGGCGACAGCCTGAGGGGGAACAGTGCACGGTCTCAACTTCACCGCGATCGACTTCGAGACGGCCAACAGCAAGCGCGGCTCGGTCTGCGCGGTCGGTCTGGCGAAGGTGCGGAACGGCGTCGTCGTCGATACCGCGTCGTGGCTGATCAAGCCCCCGCGCTCCGTCAGCGAGTTCTCCTCGATGAACATCTCCGTCCATGGCATCGGCCCTGCCGATGTGCGGACGGCACCCTCGTGGGCCGAGAGCCTGCAGCGCATCCTGGCCTTCGCCGGGGACGATCGGTTCGTCGCCCACAATGCCTCCTTCGACCGTTCGGTGCTGCGCGGAGCGTGCGCGGAGTCAGGGCTGGCGGTGCCGGACACTACGTTCCACTGCTCCGTGAAGCTCGCGCAGCGTCTGCTCGACCTGGACTCGAATCGGCTGCCGCACGTCGCGAAAGCCCTGGGGCTGGGGGCATTCCAGCATCACGACGCCGGGAGCGACGCCGAGATCTGCGCGGCCGCCGTCGTCGCCATCGCTCAGAAGTATGCACTCCACTCGCTGGACCTGCTCTGGCCGGCGAAGACGCCGACGTCGTCGGCCGGTTCCCACCGCTATGCCAAAACTCCGACCCTCGCCGAGCTTCCTCGGGCCAATGGTCAGGCCGACCCGTCGAACCCCCTCCATGGCCAGGTCGTGGTGTTCACCGGGGACCTCGCCACGATGACGCGCGAGGAAGCGATGGGCCGGATCGCCGCCCTTGGAGCGACGCCGGCCAACAACGTCACGAAGAAGACCACGATGCTCGTCGTCGGCCAGGAGGATGCCAGCCGGCGCACGGTCTTCCTGACCGCGGGTAGCAACAAGGAGCGGAAGGCGCTCCAGTACATGGGTGCGGGTCAAGCCATCTGCGCCGTCAGCGAGTGCGAGCTGCGCGAGTGGTTCGGCCTGGATCGGCCCGAGGACTCCAGAGAGGAGACACCGGCAGATGTTCTGGGCACGCTCGAGTCGGCGGTCACCGGACTGCTCGCCTGGATCGGACGACGCCGGGTGCAGTAGGCCCTAGGCCGTCGGGGCCTTCAGCAGTGCCATCGCCTGCCGCAACCCCTCCTGCATGCTCACGCCCTTGTCGTAGAGCCACTGGATCTGGATCCCGTCGAACACACCGATGAGCAGACGCCCGGCCCATTCCGGATCGATGTCCGTGCGGTATTCACCCGACCGCTGGCGCTCCGTCACCTCCCGGGCCATCTCGCGTACCAGCATCTCGTAACGCTCACGGAAGTACTGGTGGGACGCGTGGGACGCTTCGTGGGCGGTCGCCGACGCCACCGCATAGAGCGCCGTCAGCCCCGGCTGCTGCTCGTTCCGCTTCGCGACCGCCGGGAGGTGGTCCACGCTGAACTGCGCCTCGCCGATCAGTTCACGCGCCCGCTCGTCGCGCTCGGCCAGGACTGCCTGCTGCAGCTCCTGCTTGCTGCTGAAGTAGTGGAAGAGCGTCGCTTCCCGGACGCCGACGAGCTCTGCCACGTGCTTGAGCGCCGCGCCCTCGAAGCCTTCCGTGGCGAAGACGTCCGTCGCCGTCTGCACGATCGTCCGTCGTCGCTCTTCCCCTTTTGCGTACGGTCCGCGCAGTCCTCGTGTAGTCACCGACCCAGTCTAGGAGCCGAAAGCACACGTCGATGCGTAAAAACCTAGTAACACTCAGTTTTAGCGTGTACTCTCGTTCCAATCCCAACGACGGGTCCTTACAAGGAGGCAATGTGGCCAACCTTCCAACGTTCATCCCCGAAGCAGCACCCACCCAGCGCGCCAGCAAGGCATTCATGGTCGGACTCCCGATCGCCAGCGCAGGCCTGTGGATGGCGGTCCTCGCCCCCGCGCTCGTGGTCCTGGCGATCAAGATCGCAGAACTCACCACCCCCGACACCCGCGCCGGCGCCTACAGCCTCGTCGCGGGCGTCGGCGCCCTGATCGCCCTCCTCGCCAACCCGGTGTTCGGCCGCCTCAGCGACCGGACCACCTCGCGGTTCGGCATGCGGAAGCCCTGGATCATCGGAGGCTCCCTCCTCGGACTGGCCGGCCTGTTCATCCTCGGCTCCGCCACCGGCGTTACGGGCGTGCTGATTGGCTGGATCATCGCCCAGCTCTCCTTCAACGCGGCGCTCGCAGCCCTCGTCGCAGCACTGCCCGACCAGGCGGCGCCCGACCAGCGCGGCAAGCTCTCCGGCCTCGTCGGCATGACACTGCCCATCGGCCTCGTCGCCGCGGCCTTCTTCGCCCAGTTGTTCGACACCGCCTTCCTGATGGCCGTCGTCCCCGGCGCGGTCGGCGTACTCATCGCGCTGGCCTTCGCGTTCACCTTCAAGGACCGCGTGCTCACCGAGAAGCCACGGGACAAGTACACGATCAAGGACTTCCTCGGCTCGTTCTACTTCAACCCCGTCCAGCACCCCGGCCTCGGCTGGGCCTGGTTCACTAAGTTCCTCGTCTACATCGCCTACTGCTGTGGCCTGCTCTACATGCCCTACTTCCTCGGCGACCACCTCGGCGTCGCGCAGGACGACGTCGCCACCCTGGTCTTCCAGCTGACCCTCGTCAGCGCGGCCGGAACCGTCGCCACCAGCTTCCTCGGCGGCTGGATCAGCGACCGCATCGGCAAGCGCAAGAACCTCGTGATCCTCTCCGCCGTCGTCATCATGGCCGGGCTCATCACCATCGCCACCAGCAGCGACTTCAGCCAGGTCCTCCTCGGCCAGGCCATCGCCGGCATCGGCCTCGGCTGCTTCACGGCGGTCGACGTCGCCCTCATCACCGACCTGCTGCCCGCCGACCAGAACGAGAACGCCAAGACCTTCGGCGTCTTCAACATCGCCCAGGCGCTGCCGCAGTCCCTCGTTCCCGCCATCGCCGCACCGGTCATCGCCCTCGCCGGCTACCCCGGCCTGTTCCTCGGAGGAGCGGTGGTCGGTCTCATCGGCGCCGCCCTCGTCACCCGCATCAAAGGAGTTCAGTAAATGACCGTCACCACAACGGCGCCCGTCGCCGTCGACCCCCGTATTCGTGAGCTGGCCGAGAGCCTGACCCTCGAGCAGCAGGTGAGCCTGCTGACCGGCGCGGACGTGTGGAGCACCGTGGCCATCCCCGAGATCGGGCTCGGCCGCGTGGTCCTCAGCGACGGCCCCGCGGGTGTGCGCGGCGAGGACTTCGACGAGCGGCATGACTCGATCAGCCTGCCGTCGTCGTCCTCCCTCTCCGCCGCCTGGTCCGTGAACCTCGCACGCCGTTACGGTCAGGTCCTGGGCCAGGAGGCGCACCGCAAGGGCGTCCACGTGGTCCTCGGGCCCACGATCAACCTGCACCGCTCCCCGCTGGGCGGCCGGCATTTCGAGTGCATGAGCGAGGACCCGGTCCTCACCGCGCAGCTCGCCGCGGGCTATGTAACGGGCGTGCAGTCCATGGGCATCGGCGCGACGCCCAAGCACTTCGTCGCCAACGACGCCGAGACGGACCGCTTCACGGCCGACTCCGTGGTCGCCGAGCGGCCGCTGCGGGAGCTGTACCTCGCGGCGTTCGAGCAGGCCGTCACCGAGGCGAAGGCCTGGCTCGTCATGAGCTCCTACAACTCCATCAACGGCACGACGGCGAGCGAGAACCATTTGCTCGAAACGCCGCTGTCCACCGAGTGGGGCTTCGACGGCGTCGTGGTCTCCGACTGGACCGGCGTGCGCTCCATCGACGCCGCCAAGGCACACCAGGACCTCGAGATGCCCGGCCCCGTCGGCCACTGGGGACCGAAGCTCGTCGCCGCCGTCGAAGCCGGCGAGGTGTCCCGCGAGGCGATCCTCGAGAAGGTCACCCGGATCCTGCGCCTCGCCGCGAGGGTCGGCGTGCTGGAAGGCTTCGAACCCGCCGTGACCGAGATGCCGGACGAGATCGACGGACGCGCGTTCGCCCGCGAAGCCGCCGTCCGCGGCTCGGTGCTCGTGCGCAACGAGAACAACCTCCTGCCCCTGAACGCCGCAGCCCTGACGCGCGTCGCCGTCATCGGACACAACGCGTCCGAGGCCCGCACGCAGGGCGGCGGCAGCGCCACCGTCATGCCGCTGCAGATCGTCTCCCCGCTCGAGGGCCTGCGCGAGGCATTGCCCGACGACGTCGAGCTCACCTACTCGCGCGGTGCGAAGGTCGCGGACGGGCTGCAGGAATTCCCCCGTTCCACGCTCTCCAACCCGGTGTCCGGCGTGCCCGGCCTCCGCGTCTCCTTCTTCGACGCCACCGGCGCGGAGATCTCCGGCGAGGACCGCCTCGCCTCGCACCTCATCTGGTTCGGCGTGGGCATCCCCGAGGGCACCTCGCGCATCCGCATCCAGACCGAGTGGACAGCCCCCGACGACGGCGTGCACCACCTCGGCGTCGGCACCGTCGGCGAGGTGAAGCTCATCCTCGACGGGGACACGGTGTTCGACGGCGAGCTCGTCGACGAGCACGACGTGCTCGGGGCCGCACTGTTCTCCCCGCCGCAGAAGACCTTCCCGGTCTCCACCACGGCCGGTGCGCGGGTGTCCGTGGAGGCGGTCTTCACGATCCCGGCGAGCCAGGTCATCCCGTTCTCCGCCATCCTGCTCGGTGAGGAGGCCGTGGTGGACGACGCCGACGCCGAGATCGCCGCGGCCGTGGAGGCCGCACGCGAGGCCGACGTCGCCGTCGTCGTCGTGGGCACCAGTGCAGCCATCGAATCCGAGGGCTTCGACCGGAAGGACCTGGACCTGCCCGGGCACCAGGACCGCCTCGTCGCCGCGGTCGCGGCCGTGAACCCGCGCACCGTCGTCGTCGTGAACTCCGGCTCGCCCGTGCTGATGCCGTGGCGCAACGAGGTCGACGCGATCCTGCTGGGCTGGTTCGGCGGCCAGGAATTCGGCGCGGCGATCGCCGACGTCCTGCTGGGCGTCGAGGAGCCGGGCGGACGCCTGCCCACCTCTTGGCCCGCGGCACTCGAGGACGTCCCCGTGCTCAACACCACGCCGGTGGAGGGCAAGGTGCACTACGAGGAGGGCATCCACGTCGGCTACCGCGCGTGGCTGAAGCAGGCCGCCGACGGCGGCGCGAGCCCGGCCTACCCGTTCGGCTTCGGCCTCGGGTATACCTCCTTCGACCTGGGCGCCGCCTCCGCGGACGCCTCAGCAGTGGCGGCGGGGGAGGGCCTGACCGTGCGCGTTCCCGTGACGAACACCGGTTCCCGGTCCGGCCGCGAAGTGGTGCAGGTGTACGTCGCGCGCACCGACTCCGCCGTGGAGCGCCCCGTGCGCTGGCTCGCCGGCTTCGGCTCGGTCACCCTCGAGCCCGGCGCAACCGGCACCGTCGAGGTCCCCGTTCCCGGCCGCGCCTTCGCGCACTACGAGGACGGCTGGCAATACGAGGCCGGGCAATTCCAGCTGCTCGTCGGCCGCTCCGCCGAGGACCACTTCCAGGAACTCGCGGTCATCGTCGAGTAGGACAGCGTCGAGTAAGACAGCGAGGAACGGCCCCCGGCACACTGTCGGGGGCCGTTCCTCGTTAATCATTCAGCTCAGGATGTCCTTGGTGCTGAACCGCCCGTAGGCCAGCGTCCCGAAGACGGCGATGTAGCCGAACTGCAGCAGGGCGTTGTCGGCGAACGAGTTCCAGACGATCGGCTGCCGCAGCAGGTCCCCGAAGCCCAGCCAGTAGTTCGTGAACAGCCACGGGTGCAGCCACTCGAGCTGCGGCAGGGCGCCGAGGATCTGCGAGACGGCGGCCAGCGCGGCCGTCGCGGCCATGGCGCCGACCGGAATGGTGGTGAGCGTCGAGATGAAGAGGCCGATGGCGCTGAGGCCCATCAGGGACACCGTCACGTAGAGCGCCAGGAGCAGCAGCCGCACGAAGTAGCCGGGGATGCCCACGGTGTCGCCGGACAGCAGCGTTACGGGCCCGATCGGGAACAGCACTGCCCCGATGATGGCGCCCGTCACGACCACCGTCAGGGTCGCCACGAAGCAGAACAGTGCCGCCCCCGCGTACTTCACGAGGAGCAGCCGGATGCGCCCGGCCGGGGCTACCAGCAGGTAGCGCAGCGTGCCGAGGTTCGCCTCGCCGGCGATCGTGTCGCCCGCGACGACGCCGATGGTCAGCGGCAGGAACAGGGGAATGGCGACGGTCAGGGCCGTCAGCGACACGAACAGCCCGTTCTGGGTGATGCTGTTGAGGAATGCTGGACCGCGTCCGCTCGCCGACTCGTCGGAGGACACCCGGACGACGACGGCGATGAGGATCGGGATCAGCGCCAGGGCCCCGATCATCGCCCAGGTGCGCAGCCTGCGGAACAGGACGCTGATCTCGGAGAGTACGAGTGTCAGTCCGAGGCCTCCCGCGCGGGAGCGGGTCTCGACGGATTCAGCCGGCAACGTCGAACCCCTCTCCGGTCAGGGCGACGAAACGGTCCTCGAGGGAGGCGCCGCTGGCCTCGAACCCTCGCACCCGGACGTCCGCATGCACCAGGGCCGCGTTGACGCTCTCCGGCAGGAGGCCGGGGACGGAGAGCTCCGCGGTGAGGACGTCGTCGCGCCCGTGGCGCTCGGGGGTGAGGCCGAGCCCGGTGAGGACCCGGTGGGCGTCGGAATGGTCGGGCGTCGTCACGCGGACGTGGGCGGTGCCCTCGGCGCGGAGCTCGTCGAGGGTGCCCTGCGCCACGAGGCGCCCGGCGCTCATGATGGCGATTCTGGTGCACATCTGCTCCACCTCGGCGAGCAGGTGGCTGGAGACGAAGACGGTGGTGCCGTCGTCGGACAGGGAACGGATGAGGTTGCGGACCTCGCGCGTGCCCTGGGGGTCGAGCCCGTTGGTGGGCTCGTCGAGGATCAGCAGGTCCCGCGGGGCGAGCAGCGCGTTGGCGATGCCGAGGCGCTGCTTCATGCCGAGCGAATAGGCATGCGCCCGTTTCCTCGCCGCATGGCTGAGGCCCACGCGCTCGAGGGCGGCGTCGACGCGCTTGTCCCGGGTGGCGGGGGAGGTGTGGCGGTCGGCGGCGTCGAACCGCTGGAGGTTCGCCCGGCCGGAGAGGAACGGGTAGATGGCGGGCCCCTCGACGAGGGCGCCCACCCGCGGCAGGACGGCCCGGGCGTCCTTCGGCATATCGCCGTCGAGCAGCCGGATGTCGCCGCTGGAGGCCGACGCGAGGCCGAGGAGCATGCGGATGGTGGTGGTCTTCCCCGACCCGTTGGGGCCGAGGAATCCGAAGACCGTGCCGCGGGGTACTGTGAGGTCGACGTCGTCCACCGCTTTCTGCCGGCCGAAGGCCTTGGTCAGTCCGTGCGTCTCGATCGCGAACTCGCCCGACCGCGGACTCGCGCTGACCCGCGGACCCGCACTCGGCGTGCGGGTCGGGCGGGTGGTCGCGGTCACCGGCGGGACGCGGCGACGAGCTGGTCGGCGCTGACGGCTCCTGCGAGGATGCGTCCGTCGTCGGTGATCAGCACCGAGACGAGTGACGTCTGCAGGGCGCGGCCGCCGTCGACCTCGGTGAGTGCCTGCTCCAGCATGGCCTGGGCGCCGGCGACCTCCTCGGGATCCATGCCGGGCTTGACCTCCATGATGTCGCCCATCCCGGCGGCCTCATCGGTGCCGGGGTTCAGCCCGAGCTGCGCGGCGCTGCCGGCCGGCAGTTCCACGATGGTGCTCCAGCCCTCGCCGATCACCACGGGCTCCTCGGAGGGGGCGGGCTGGTCCTTGCCGTCGACGCGCGCCTTCGCTTCGTCGATGTGGGTCCTCGCCTCGTCGGCGGTGGGTGCCTCCGTGACGGTGGCGCCCTCCGGCGGGGCGAACTGGAAGATGCTCGCATCGGGGGTGCTGAAGTCCACGGCGCTGAAGCCGGCGTTGAACGCGGCCTCGTCCTGGCCCTTGGCCTGCACGGTGACGCTGAGCGGGACGCCGGTCTCGGAGTCGATACTGACGGCGATGGAGCCGATCAGGGTCGCTGCGTCCTCGGGGGTGAGCAGGAGTTCGTAGGCGCTGCGGCCCGCGACGCGGCTGGTGCCGTCGACGGTCACCTCGGTGCTGGGATCGATCGTCGCGAGGAAGGCCTGCGCGAGTTCCGCCGGAGTCCGGGGAATGTTCTGCAGTTCGGGGTGTTCGGCGACCTTCTCCTGCAGCTTCGCCTCGAGCTCGGCCTTCGCGGCGTCCTTGTCGGGCAGGACGGCATGGGCTGCTTCGTTGGCGCTGGAGTCGTAGTACCAGGCGTCGGTCTCATTGATGACGACGCTGCGCTGGGCCAGCTGGTCGAGTACCTGGACCTTGGCTTTGTCCGGCCCGTCGACGTAGACCTGGGCGGAGTGCTCGCCGGTCAGGAGTTCGAGGACCATGGACGTCGGGTCCGAACTGGGGGTGCGGCCCGGGGGAGAGGCGAGGCTCAGGTCCGGCAGGCCGAGGTTGGAGGACTGCTCGACGGTGCCGGAGTAGGCGTCGTCGGTGCTGGTGGCCACAAACTCGAGCAGCTCCTGCGCGGTCCGGGCGGGGAGTTGCGGCTGGGCCTCGGCGACGGCCGAACCGCTCACGGCAGCAGTGACGATGACCACCGGAACGATGCCGGCAGGGAGCCAGCGCCAGTTCTTGTTCATGATTGAGCCTTCCGAACGAATCTTCGCCCCATCTGACGTCAACGCTACACCTGCAAGCTGGGAGGGGTGAGGCGTCTATACCGGGTGAACGAGCGGGAGGGGCGTGGCGTGCCGGACACGCGGGAGGGCGGCGAGCGACGACGTCGGGCACCGGTCCCGACACGCGGAAGGGGCGGCCGAAGCCACCCCTTCCGATGCCGGGAAGTCCTAGCGCCTGACGTGCCGGCGTCCCGCAACGGTCTCGGCGACACCGATCAGCAGTACTGCGGCGATGACGGACACAATGAACCCGAGGAAGTTCAGTTCGAAGATCCGGCCGGTGCCGAGCAGGCTCGCGATCGTGCCGCCGATGATGGAGCCGACGAGGCCCAGCAGCAGCGTGGCGAGCAGGCCGAGGTTCTGCTTGCCCGGCTTGATGAGCCGTGCGAGTGCGCCGATGATGAGGCCGGCGAGGATGAATCCGATCATGGTCAATCTCCTTCTCTGTGCCCGCGGTGTGCGGGAAGTCCCTGATACTGCTGGTGGTACCGCCGCGTCGGTTCTGCCCGTGACGTGCCCAGTGACGCGAAATGCCGTGCTTGGTGCCGTACTTCTGCCGTAAGGCAAACGCCCTGCCCGGAACCGGGCGGGTGTTGCCACCAGCGCTGATCAGTTCAACGATAGAGGAATGCGAAGCCTACTGAGGAATTTTTGATGGCGCGGCCCCCTCGACAACGCAGGACCGGTGCAGTGTTCGCCGGGCGGACCACGCCCCATGGGGCCAGCCGCATCATCGGCCTCATCGTCGGATGGCTTCTGGTGCTGATCGGTCTC is from Arthrobacter burdickii and encodes:
- a CDS encoding nuclease-related domain-containing protein is translated as MSAAVPLDGDEAYVEPETLGLLKRRVPGQSVMEELLDGHGARDRRGLLARVLGVRPLSPGSLPWYWGALGERAVGRTLASLGPEWTVLHAVPVGEKSSDIDHVVIGPTGVFTINTKRHPGQNAWTAKGTFMVAGTRYPYVRNSEHEAARAGKLLSAAVLQSVPASAAIVVVGARQVTVKEKHRSVAVLRQDQLLRWITRRPVVYSEQQVALLSAAAAQPSTWRRSAPVLRDPADVVEPFEALHRLVEQARRRRIGWLLAVPATFFASAAGILPF
- a CDS encoding exonuclease domain-containing protein, translating into MHGLNFTAIDFETANSKRGSVCAVGLAKVRNGVVVDTASWLIKPPRSVSEFSSMNISVHGIGPADVRTAPSWAESLQRILAFAGDDRFVAHNASFDRSVLRGACAESGLAVPDTTFHCSVKLAQRLLDLDSNRLPHVAKALGLGAFQHHDAGSDAEICAAAVVAIAQKYALHSLDLLWPAKTPTSSAGSHRYAKTPTLAELPRANGQADPSNPLHGQVVVFTGDLATMTREEAMGRIAALGATPANNVTKKTTMLVVGQEDASRRTVFLTAGSNKERKALQYMGAGQAICAVSECELREWFGLDRPEDSREETPADVLGTLESAVTGLLAWIGRRRVQ
- a CDS encoding beta-glucosidase, giving the protein MTVTTTAPVAVDPRIRELAESLTLEQQVSLLTGADVWSTVAIPEIGLGRVVLSDGPAGVRGEDFDERHDSISLPSSSSLSAAWSVNLARRYGQVLGQEAHRKGVHVVLGPTINLHRSPLGGRHFECMSEDPVLTAQLAAGYVTGVQSMGIGATPKHFVANDAETDRFTADSVVAERPLRELYLAAFEQAVTEAKAWLVMSSYNSINGTTASENHLLETPLSTEWGFDGVVVSDWTGVRSIDAAKAHQDLEMPGPVGHWGPKLVAAVEAGEVSREAILEKVTRILRLAARVGVLEGFEPAVTEMPDEIDGRAFAREAAVRGSVLVRNENNLLPLNAAALTRVAVIGHNASEARTQGGGSATVMPLQIVSPLEGLREALPDDVELTYSRGAKVADGLQEFPRSTLSNPVSGVPGLRVSFFDATGAEISGEDRLASHLIWFGVGIPEGTSRIRIQTEWTAPDDGVHHLGVGTVGEVKLILDGDTVFDGELVDEHDVLGAALFSPPQKTFPVSTTAGARVSVEAVFTIPASQVIPFSAILLGEEAVVDDADAEIAAAVEAAREADVAVVVVGTSAAIESEGFDRKDLDLPGHQDRLVAAVAAVNPRTVVVVNSGSPVLMPWRNEVDAILLGWFGGQEFGAAIADVLLGVEEPGGRLPTSWPAALEDVPVLNTTPVEGKVHYEEGIHVGYRAWLKQAADGGASPAYPFGFGLGYTSFDLGAASADASAVAAGEGLTVRVPVTNTGSRSGREVVQVYVARTDSAVERPVRWLAGFGSVTLEPGATGTVEVPVPGRAFAHYEDGWQYEAGQFQLLVGRSAEDHFQELAVIVE
- a CDS encoding TetR/AcrR family transcriptional regulator; translation: MTTRGLRGPYAKGEERRRTIVQTATDVFATEGFEGAALKHVAELVGVREATLFHYFSSKQELQQAVLAERDERARELIGEAQFSVDHLPAVAKRNEQQPGLTALYAVASATAHEASHASHQYFRERYEMLVREMAREVTERQRSGEYRTDIDPEWAGRLLIGVFDGIQIQWLYDKGVSMQEGLRQAMALLKAPTA
- a CDS encoding MFS transporter, yielding MANLPTFIPEAAPTQRASKAFMVGLPIASAGLWMAVLAPALVVLAIKIAELTTPDTRAGAYSLVAGVGALIALLANPVFGRLSDRTTSRFGMRKPWIIGGSLLGLAGLFILGSATGVTGVLIGWIIAQLSFNAALAALVAALPDQAAPDQRGKLSGLVGMTLPIGLVAAAFFAQLFDTAFLMAVVPGAVGVLIALAFAFTFKDRVLTEKPRDKYTIKDFLGSFYFNPVQHPGLGWAWFTKFLVYIAYCCGLLYMPYFLGDHLGVAQDDVATLVFQLTLVSAAGTVATSFLGGWISDRIGKRKNLVILSAVVIMAGLITIATSSDFSQVLLGQAIAGIGLGCFTAVDVALITDLLPADQNENAKTFGVFNIAQALPQSLVPAIAAPVIALAGYPGLFLGGAVVGLIGAALVTRIKGVQ